The Pseudoliparis swirei isolate HS2019 ecotype Mariana Trench chromosome 16, NWPU_hadal_v1, whole genome shotgun sequence genome includes a window with the following:
- the dipk1c gene encoding divergent protein kinase domain 1C isoform X2: MPPGAAAPGVAGVAGGAGRRLLRWLGPRLWTRRGALVFALLWFGSWLLLNSLVLVHRSILSDFCTDDKSKSILQRLCLEFGEGSVTGDMCEDLCVLGLVEYKRCLYYENGKKVVEARWRGSRVILKSKLENFSSYEPLGILDYQDTAEELSPLDVVFYATLEVRNSLGLADEEEDEGGGGGGGSNVSLARLWGKKLKSREKSYSRADLASLWSLLQQEEYTFLRVLQDLSTHVAQVLGSCGHFYAVEYLSAGHAWDQNLFSLDEARGRWSARQQVQRIALSFLHMVEHFDHDFTHKLHLCDIKPENFAIRDDLTVVAIDVDMAFFEPKMRDILDQNCSSDDDCNFFDCSSSCNLKRGRCSARRRNSNLQVICEKIFRPWFSPTLLGAKAGLPLQVELQRAVQECSETDGGVEEDEGGEAGQERGVHQRLLSILTRLLQEGGASGEGGGAWDEKGHAHTALNF; the protein is encoded by the exons ATGCCGCCCGGAGCGGCGGCGCCGGGCGTGGCGGGCGTGGCGGGCGGCGCCGGGCGGCGCCTGCTCCGATGGCTGGGCCCCCGGCTGTGGACCCGGCGGGGGGCCCTGGTGTTCGCCCTGCTCTGGTTCGGGTCCTGGTTGCTCCTCAACAGCCTGGTTCTGGTCCACAGGAGCATCCTGTCCGACTTCTGCACCGACGACAAGAGCAAGAGCATCCTGCAGAGACtg tgcctGGAGTTCGGCGAGGGCTCGGTGACGGGCGACATGTGTGAGGACCTGTGCGTGCTCGGCCTCGTCGAGTACAAGCGCTGCCTCTACTACGAGAACGGGAAGAAGGTGGTGGAGGCGCGCTGGAGAGGGAGCCGCGTCATCCTCAAGTCCAAACTGGAGAACTTCTCCTCCTACGAGCCCCTGGGAATACTGGACTACCAG GACACAGCGGAGGAGCTCTCGCCGCTCGATGTGGTTTTCTACGCCACTCTGGAG GTACGTAACTCTCTGGGGCTGgctgacgaggaggaggacgaaggaggaggaggaggaggaggaagtaacGTCTCTCTGGCCAGACTGTGGGGGAAGAAGCTGAAGAGCCGAGAGAAGAGCTACTCCCGGGCGGATCTGGCCTCCCTCTGGTCCctgctgcagcaggaggagtACACCTTCCTCCG GGTCCTGCAGGACCTCAGCACCCACGTGGCCCAGGTGCTGGGCTCCTGCGGCCACTTCTACGCCGTGGAGTACCTGTCGGCCGGCCACGCCTGGGACCAGAACCTCTTCTCCCTGGACGAGGCCCGCGGCCGCTGGAGCGCCCGGCAGCAGGTGCAGCGCATCGCGCTCAGCTTCCTGCACATGGTGGAGCACTTCGACCACGACTTCACCCACAAGCTGCACCTGTGTGACATCAAGCCGGAGAACTTCGCCATCAGGGACGACCTCACG GTGGTGGCCATCGACGTGGACATGGCGTTCTTCGAGCCCAAGATGAGGGACATCCTGGACCAGAACTGCAGCAGCGACGACGACTGCAACTTCTTCGACTGCTCGTCCAGCTGCAACCTGAAGCGGGGCAGGTGCAGCGCCCGCCGGCGCAACAGCAACCTGCAG gtgatTTGTGAGAAGATCTTCCGGCCGTGGTTTTCTCCCACGCTGCTCGGAGCCAAAGCAGGTCTCCCTCTGCAG gtggagctgcagcgaGCGGTGCAGGAGTGCTCAGAAACAGACGGAGgtgtggaggaggatgaaggaggagaggcAGGTCAAGAAAGGGGCGTCCATCAGCGCCTCCTCAGCATCCTGACCCGCCTCCTCCAAGAGGGAGGGGCTTCTGGTGAGGGAGGCGGGGCCTGGGATGAGAAAGGTCACGCCCACACTGCGCTGAACTTCTGA
- the dipk1c gene encoding divergent protein kinase domain 1C isoform X1, which produces MPPGAAAPGVAGVAGGAGRRLLRWLGPRLWTRRGALVFALLWFGSWLLLNSLVLVHRSILSDFCTDDKSKSILQRLCLEFGEGSVTGDMCEDLCVLGLVEYKRCLYYENGKKVVEARWRGSRVILKSKLENFSSYEPLGILDYQDTAEELSPLDVVFYATLEVRNSLGLADEEEDEGGGGGGGSNVSLARLWGKKLKSREKSYSRADLASLWSLLQQEEYTFLRVLQDLSTHVAQVLGSCGHFYAVEYLSAGHAWDQNLFSLDEARGRWSARQQVQRIALSFLHMVEHFDHDFTHKLHLCDIKPENFAIRDDLTVVAIDVDMAFFEPKMRDILDQNCSSDDDCNFFDCSSSCNLKRGRCSARRRNSNLQVSGEVKGPEVKEVNSPIFSPFPFLFPPLISFSLLLSHLLLLQVICEKIFRPWFSPTLLGAKAGLPLQVELQRAVQECSETDGGVEEDEGGEAGQERGVHQRLLSILTRLLQEGGASGEGGGAWDEKGHAHTALNF; this is translated from the exons ATGCCGCCCGGAGCGGCGGCGCCGGGCGTGGCGGGCGTGGCGGGCGGCGCCGGGCGGCGCCTGCTCCGATGGCTGGGCCCCCGGCTGTGGACCCGGCGGGGGGCCCTGGTGTTCGCCCTGCTCTGGTTCGGGTCCTGGTTGCTCCTCAACAGCCTGGTTCTGGTCCACAGGAGCATCCTGTCCGACTTCTGCACCGACGACAAGAGCAAGAGCATCCTGCAGAGACtg tgcctGGAGTTCGGCGAGGGCTCGGTGACGGGCGACATGTGTGAGGACCTGTGCGTGCTCGGCCTCGTCGAGTACAAGCGCTGCCTCTACTACGAGAACGGGAAGAAGGTGGTGGAGGCGCGCTGGAGAGGGAGCCGCGTCATCCTCAAGTCCAAACTGGAGAACTTCTCCTCCTACGAGCCCCTGGGAATACTGGACTACCAG GACACAGCGGAGGAGCTCTCGCCGCTCGATGTGGTTTTCTACGCCACTCTGGAG GTACGTAACTCTCTGGGGCTGgctgacgaggaggaggacgaaggaggaggaggaggaggaggaagtaacGTCTCTCTGGCCAGACTGTGGGGGAAGAAGCTGAAGAGCCGAGAGAAGAGCTACTCCCGGGCGGATCTGGCCTCCCTCTGGTCCctgctgcagcaggaggagtACACCTTCCTCCG GGTCCTGCAGGACCTCAGCACCCACGTGGCCCAGGTGCTGGGCTCCTGCGGCCACTTCTACGCCGTGGAGTACCTGTCGGCCGGCCACGCCTGGGACCAGAACCTCTTCTCCCTGGACGAGGCCCGCGGCCGCTGGAGCGCCCGGCAGCAGGTGCAGCGCATCGCGCTCAGCTTCCTGCACATGGTGGAGCACTTCGACCACGACTTCACCCACAAGCTGCACCTGTGTGACATCAAGCCGGAGAACTTCGCCATCAGGGACGACCTCACG GTGGTGGCCATCGACGTGGACATGGCGTTCTTCGAGCCCAAGATGAGGGACATCCTGGACCAGAACTGCAGCAGCGACGACGACTGCAACTTCTTCGACTGCTCGTCCAGCTGCAACCTGAAGCGGGGCAGGTGCAGCGCCCGCCGGCGCAACAGCAACCTGCAGGTGAGCGGGGAGGTCAAAGGGCCAGAGGTCAAAGAGGTTAATTCCCCTATTTTCTCCCCCTTTCctttcctgtttcctcctctcatctccttctccctcctcctctctcatcttcttcttcttcaggtgatTTGTGAGAAGATCTTCCGGCCGTGGTTTTCTCCCACGCTGCTCGGAGCCAAAGCAGGTCTCCCTCTGCAG gtggagctgcagcgaGCGGTGCAGGAGTGCTCAGAAACAGACGGAGgtgtggaggaggatgaaggaggagaggcAGGTCAAGAAAGGGGCGTCCATCAGCGCCTCCTCAGCATCCTGACCCGCCTCCTCCAAGAGGGAGGGGCTTCTGGTGAGGGAGGCGGGGCCTGGGATGAGAAAGGTCACGCCCACACTGCGCTGAACTTCTGA